The genomic stretch CTATTGCAGCTCCGGGACGTGTTTGGCCAGCGCTTCGGCGAGGCCGTTGAATTCGGGCAGAGCGGCGAAGGCCTCTTTGACGTAGGCCAAGGAGGCCGGGACGTGGGGCAGGAAGTTGGGGTTGCCCTTCACCGTCTTGATGAATTGGAAGCGGCCGGCGTCCTTCAACTTGCGCTGCAGGGTGACTTGGTGGAACTGGCGCAGAAAGTCCTCGCGCTTCAGCTCGGGCAAGCCGGCCTTCTGGCGTTGGCCGAGATAATAATCGATCAGCCCCACGACCTCTTCCATCGGAAGCTGGACATAGGAGTCGCGCAGCAAAGCCACCATGTCGTAGGCCGCCGGGCCGAGCAGGGCGTCTTGAAAATCGATCAGGTGAAAGCGGTATTCGTGGAGCATCAGGTTACGGCTCTGGAAGTCGCGGTGGGTCAGCCCGTAAGGCAGCCGAACCAGGCCTTCGACCAGACGATGGCCGGCTTCCATCAGCCACTTGCGCTCTTTTTGCGGCAGCTTCTTGGCGAAGCGATCCTCAATCCCGTACTCGATGAAGTGCTCGAACTCCCAGAGCAGCAGCGGGAGATCGAAGCTCCGTTGGAAGGCGAGGCACTCGGGATCGGGCCGCTCGCTGCCGGCCTTCTGCAGCTCGACCATCAGGTCGATGGCTTGCTTGTAAAAAAAATCCCGCATCGCGGGATTGCAGTTGGGCAGAAGCTTTTCCAGGGTTTTGTCGCCCAAATCCTGGAGGAGGATGAGGCCACTTTCGAGGTCGGTGGCCAGAACCTGGGGCGAGGGCAGCCCGACTTTTTGGAGGTAACGGGCGACGTTGAGGAAGGGCGGCTCGAGCTTGGGCCCCTTGTAATTGGTGATCTCCTCGGAGACGCTTTGCTTCCCCGGCGGCATCTGCATGAGGATGAAGCTTTGGCCGGAGTCGGTTTTCACCCGGTAGTAAACGCGATAAGACGCCTCGCCGAAGAGCTTTTCCTTGGAGCTAAGCCTTCCCCGGTCGCCCAATAGATTTTGGATGGATAAATCGAGGTTGTCCGCCACTGCCGGCAGCCATATCCCCGGCTCCCGGAGCTGTCAACGAATCGCTCGGCCGATTTGTAACCGATCAGTAACCGAAATAGCCGTAGCCATAGTAGGGTTGCCCGACGACGACGGTATTCCCGTCGTTGTAGGGGCCGTAGCCATAGCCGTAGCCGCCATAATAGGGCTGTCCCACGACGACGGTGTTGCCGTCATTATAAGGACCATAGCCGTAACCGTAGCCGGGATAGCCATAGTAATAAGGGTAGGGCCGGCCGA from bacterium encodes the following:
- a CDS encoding phosphotransferase, with the translated sequence MADNLDLSIQNLLGDRGRLSSKEKLFGEASYRVYYRVKTDSGQSFILMQMPPGKQSVSEEITNYKGPKLEPPFLNVARYLQKVGLPSPQVLATDLESGLILLQDLGDKTLEKLLPNCNPAMRDFFYKQAIDLMVELQKAGSERPDPECLAFQRSFDLPLLLWEFEHFIEYGIEDRFAKKLPQKERKWLMEAGHRLVEGLVRLPYGLTHRDFQSRNLMLHEYRFHLIDFQDALLGPAAYDMVALLRDSYVQLPMEEVVGLIDYYLGQRQKAGLPELKREDFLRQFHQVTLQRKLKDAGRFQFIKTVKGNPNFLPHVPASLAYVKEAFAALPEFNGLAEALAKHVPELQ